The proteins below come from a single Cervus elaphus chromosome 4, mCerEla1.1, whole genome shotgun sequence genomic window:
- the ANKRD11 gene encoding ankyrin repeat domain-containing protein 11 isoform X1 produces the protein MPKGGCSRTPQQEERSLSSDMVEKQPGKKDKDKVSLTKTPKLDRSDGGKEVRERAPKRKLPFTAGANGEQKDSDTEKQGPERKRIRKEPVTRKAGLLFGMGLSGIRAGYPLSERQQVALLMQMTAEESANSPVDMTPKHPSQSTVCQKGTPNSASKTKDKVNKRNERGETRLHRAAIRGDARRIKELISEGADVNVKDFAGWTALHEACNRGYYDVAKQLLAAGAEVNTKGLDDDTPLHDAANNGHYKVVKLLLRYGGNPQQSNRKGETPLKVASSPTMVNLLLGKGTYTSSEESSAESSEEEEEDAPSFAPSSSVDGNNTDSEFEKGLKHKAKNPEPQKTVTPVKDEYEFDEDDEQDRTPPVDDKHLLKKDYRREAKSNSFISIPKMEVKSYTKNSTIAPKKASHRILSDTSDEEDVGVAVGAGEKLRLSAHTMLPGNKTREPSNCKQQKERNKVKKKRKKEIKGKEVRFGKRGDTFCSSESESESSESGEDGGDSAGSPGCLKESPLVLKDPALFSSLSASSTSSHGSSTAQKHNTGHADPHAKHWRTDNWKTISSPAWSEVSSLSDSTRTRLSSESDGSSEGSSVESLKPVRKRQEHKKRAGLQGALPDRKNSFLPSGDGAIPKLDKEGKVVKKHKTKHKHKSKEKGLCSVSQELKLKSFTYEYEDSKQRADKAILLDDVSAENKLKGLKHERDHCKKEEKLSKMKSEEKDWLFKDEMIKVSREEKSLKRIRDLNKDGGRAFREEKDRSNKAEKERLLKEKSPKEEKLRLYKEERKKKSKDRPSKLEKKNDFKEEKIPKEKEKIFKEDKEKLRKEKGYREDSAFDEYCNKSQFLENEDTKFSLSDDQQDRWFSDLSDSSFDFKGEDSWDSPVTDYRDMKSDSVARLILETVKEDSKEKRRESKAREKRGDRDVFSRKKDRDGLERRREHVADRHRAVPSFLCEKDKRRRESTEGSRDRKEPPEAAKERRDGRVKSEEAHREDLKEYGCDFGKSLEPWERHHPGREKEKKEKLKLEKHKEKSSDKDKSEKLILEKCQRDREFDKCFKEKKDAKEKHKDVHSKDKERKASLDQGRDKREKAFPGILSEDFSEKKDEKKGKEKSWYIADIFTDESEDEKDDYTASGFKVGEASEGRGDGPPEREDGREVHPPDRHRKHSADRQPHAEKQKDKEMREKKKEKGATDGGKDRREKTFEKHKEKKDRKDRTSVDSVQDKRSKQKPPEKGEKRPPVEDKTKTRHRERPDREQGRERKASKGTEAEKSLLERLEEEALQDFREDSNDKASEASSDGFPDRGQDPSLSALLDVSFPEPPEERVRERERHRHASSSSKKSHDRERGKKDKLEKKDKSDDYKDISSRKDASQYEKELLDSDAYGTSYGSKADAEDELDKALELFSTEKKEKNDPEREPPKKVEKELRPYGSSALSLLKEKRRREKHRERWREDKERHRERHHREEPKPLARDTAPGAFRDKAKDEGGKLGEARLKEKIKENPEKEKGDPTKLSNGNDKLLPTRDPGKKDVRPREKLLGDGDLMMTSFERMLSQKDLEIEERHKRHKERMRQMEKLRHRSGDPKLKEKARPAEDARKKSLDGPPKKPPGPDLAPKDRKPKESAPPASAAENKPHPGLAVDPRDWLAGPHMKEVLPASPRPDHGRPTGVPTPASVVSCPSYEEAMHTPRTPSCSADDYPDLMFDCTDPQPMSSTSASACSPSFFDRFSVATSGISETPGQTPTRPLCTNLYRSVSVDVRRTPEEEFGLGDKLFRQQSVPAAPSYSSPGQHPEDKAPGPPAPAEKFACLSPGYYSPDYGMPSPKVDALHCPPAATVNLTPSPEGAFVSLQAKSPPSHRDELLAPSMEGALPPDLGIPLDATEDQQATAAIIPPEPSFLEPLDEGPFSTVITEEPVEWAHPAAAEQGLPPGLIGGAPGDTASWPVGSDLLLKSPQRFPESPKHFCPAESLHPEPPYPASPVSYPLPVPEPGLEAKDEAEGAVPAAVNTSEESAAFAPPSRLESFFSNCKPLPDTPPDAPPEPACVTAVAQVDALGPLENNFLEGGHNLSALGQVEPVPWPGAFPAAEDDLDLGPFSLPELPLQTKDVPDVEAEPVQESPLVPPENTPLGAPVLPGGGEPTGAAADQQLVSPPDQVATRLPTEAATEPPEEPKPAVLPEATAEAGSRPEGRAPEDSHPGSGLTPALSEQRPPGSGGEEAEGQDSSASPHSAPDAPVDGSAQAHVADGAGPQDSAGLEGPPDGVQPESTEPEPKPMAEAPKAPKVEEIPQRMTRTRAQMLANQHKQSSPPTEKEPTPTPRAKGRGSEDDDPQAQHPRKRRFQRSSQQLAQQMHTSTRQTREVIQQTLAAIVDAIKLDAIEPYHSDRSNPYFEYLQIRKKIEEKRKILCYISPQAPQCYAEYVTYTGSYLLDGKPLSKLHIPVIAPPPSLAEPLKELFKQQEAVRGKLRLQHSIEREKLIVSCEQEILRVHCRAARTIANQAVPFSACTMLLDSEVYNMPLESQGDENKSVRDRFNARQFISWLQDVDDKYDRMKTCLLMRQQHEAAALNAVQRMEWQLKVQELDPAGHKSLCVNEVPSFYVPMVDVNDDFVLLPA, from the exons ATGCCCAAGGGTGGGTGTTCTAGAACCCCACAGCAGGAAGAGCGTTCCCTGAGCAGCGACATGGTGGAGAAGCAGCCCGGGAAAAAG GACAAAGATAAGGTTTCTCTAACCAAGACCCCGAAGCTGGACCGCAGCGATGGTGGGAAGGAGGTGAGAGAGCGCGCGCCCAAGAGGAAGCTGCCCTTCACCGCGGGGGCCAATGGAGAGCAGAAGGACTCGGACACAG AGAAGCAGGGTCCTGAGCGGAAGCGGATCAGGAAGGAGCCCGTCACCCGCAAGGCCGGGCTGCTCTTCGGCATGGGGCTGTCTGGGATCCGCGCTGGCTACCCTCTCTCCGAGCGCCAGCAGGTGGCTCTGCTCATGCAGATGACAGCCGAGGAATCCGCTAACAGCCCAG TGGACATGACACCAAAGCACCCCTCCCAGTCGACAGTCTGTCAGAAGGGGACGCCCAACTCTGCCtcaaaaaccaaagataaagTGAACAAGAGGAACGAGCGTGGGGAGACCCGCCTGCACCGGGCGGCCATCCGGGGGGATGCCCGGCGCATCAAGGAGCTCATCAGCGAGGGGGCGGACGTCAATGTCAAGGACTTTGCGG GCTGGACGGCATTGCATGAGGCCTGTAACCGGGGCTACTATGATGTCGCGAAGCAGCTGCTGGCCGCGGGCGCGGAGGTGAACACCAAGGGCCTGGATGATGATACACCCTTGCATGATGCCGCCAACAATGGGCACTACAAG GTGGTGAAGCTGCTGCTCCGGTATGGAGGGAACCCTCAGCAGAGCAACAGGAAGGGCGAGACACCGCTGAAGGTGGCCAGCTCCCCGACCATGGTGAACCTGCTTCTGGGCAAGGGCACCTACACGTCTAGTGAGGAGAGCTCAGCTG AGAGctccgaggaggaggaggaggacgccCCATCATTCGCACCTTCCAGCTCGGTCGATGGCAATAACACAGACTCTGAGTTTGAGAAGGGCCTAAAGCACAAGGCCAAGAATCCGGAGCCACAGAAAACCGTGACCCCGGTCAAGGACGAGTATGAGTTTGACGAGGACGACGAGCAGGACAGAACCCCCCCAGTGGACGACAAACACTTACTGAAAAAGGACTACAGAAGAGAGGCCAAGtcaaatagttttatttctataCCCAAGATGGAAGTGAAAAGCTACACTAAAAACAGCACGATTGCACCAAAGAAGGCGTCTCATCGCATCCTGTCGGACACGTCTGACGAGGAGGACGTCGGCGTCGCCGTGGGGGCGGGGGAGAAGCTGAGACTCTCAGCCCACACCATGCTGCCCGGCAACAAGACCCGGGAGCCTTCGAACTGCaagcagcagaaggaaagaaataaagtgaaaaagaagcgaaagaaagaaataaagggcAAAGAAGTACGGTTTGGGAAGAGGGGTGACACGTTCTGCTCGTCTGAGTCTGAGAGCGAGTCCTCGGAGAGCGGCGAGGATGGTGGGGACTCGGCGGGGAGCCCGGGCTGCCTCAAGGAGTCCCCGCTGGTGCTGAAGGACCCCGCCCTGTTCAGCTCCTTGTCTGCCTCCTCCACCTCATCCCACGGCAGCTCCACTGCCCAGAAGCATAACACCGGCCACGCGGACCCACACGCCAAGCACTGGCGGACAGACAATTGGAAAACCATTTCCTCCCCTGCCTGGTCCGAGGTCAGCTCCTTGTCAGACTCCACCAGGACAAGACTGAGCAGTGAGTCTGACGGCTCCTCCGAAGGCTCCAGCGTGGAGTCACTGAAGCCAGTCAGGAAGAGGCAGGAGCACAAGAAGAGGGCCGGCCTGCAGGGCGCACTGCCTGACAGGAAGAACTCCTTCCTCCCTAGCGGGGACGGCGCCATCCCCAAGCTGGACAAGGAGGGCAAAGTTGTCAAGAAACACAAGactaaacacaaacacaaaagcaAGGAGAAGGGGTTGTGCTCTGTCAGCCAGGAGCTGAAGCTGAAGAGCTTTACCTACGAGTACGAGGACTCGAAGCAGAGGGCAGACAAGGCCATCCTTCTGGATGACGTGTCCGCTGAGAACAAGCTGAAGGGCCTGAAGCATGAGAGAGACCACTGCAAGAAAGAGGAGAAGCTCAGCAAGATGAAGTCAGAAGAGAAAGACTGGCTCTTTAAGGACGAGATGATCAAGGTCTCCAGAGAGGAGAAGTCGCTGAAGAGAATCAGGGACCTGAACAAGGACGGGGGCAGGGCCTTCCGGGAGGAGAAGGACCGTTCAAACAAGGCCGAGAAGGAGAGGCTGCTGAAGGAAAAGTCTCCTAAAGAGGAGAAGCTGCGACTctacaaagaggaaagaaagaagaagtcCAAAGACAGGCCCTCAAAGTTAGAGAAAAAGAATGACTTTAAGGAGGAAAAAATTcccaaagagaaggagaagatCTTCAAGGAGGATaaagaaaaactcagaaaagaaaaagggtatCGGGAGGACTCTGCTTTTGACGAGTACTGTAACAAAAGTCAGTTTCTGGAAAACGAAGACACCAAGTTCAGTCTCTCTGATGACCAGCAGGATCGCTGGTTCTCGGACCTGTCAGATTCCTCCTTCGATTTCAAAGGGGAAGACAGCTGGGACTCCCCAGTGACAGACTACAGGGACATGAAGAGCGACTCTGTGGCCAGGCTGATCCTGGAGACGGTAAaggaggacagcaaggagaagaggcgggagagcaaggccCGGGAGAAGCGCGGTGACAGAGACGTCTTCTCTCGGAAGAAGGACAGGGATGGCCTGGAGCGGCGGCGAGAGCATGTGGCTGACAGGCACAGGGCTGTCCCCAGCTTTCTCTGTGAGAAGGACAAACGGCGGCGCGAGTCCACCGAGGGCAGCCGGGACCGCAAGGAGCCCCCGGAGGCTGCTAAGGAGCGGAGAGATGGCCGCGTGAAGTCCGAGGAGGCGCACAGGGAGGACCTGAAAGAGTATGGCTGTGACTTTGGGAAGAGCCTGGAACCCTGGGAGAGGCACCAcccagggagggagaaggagaagaaggagaagctgAAGCTGGAGAAGCACAAGGAGAAGTCCAGCGACAAGGACAAAAGCGAAAAACTCATCCTTGAGAAATGTCAGAGGGACAGAGAGTTTGATAagtgttttaaagagaaaaaggatgCCAAGGAAAAGCATAAAGACGTGCACAGCAAAGACAAGGAGAGGAAGGCATCCCTTGACCAAGGCAGAGACAAACGGGAGAAGGCCTTCCCTGGAATACTCTCTGAGGacttctctgaaaaaaaagacgagaaaaAGGGCAAAGAGAAGAGCTGGTATATTGCAGATATCTTCACAGATGAGAGTGAAGATGAAAAAGACGACTACACAGCCAGCGGATTCAAAGTTGGGGAGGCGAGTGAGGGGCGAGGGGACGGCCCCCCAGAGAGGGAGGACGGGCGGGAGGTGCACCCCCCCGACCGACACCGGAAGCACTCAGCCGACAGGCAACCCCATGCTGAGAAGCAGAAGGACAAAGAGATgagggagaagaagaaggagaagggggccacagacgGGGGGAAGGACAGGAGGGAGAAGACCTTTGAGAAGCACAAGGAGAAGAAGGACAGGAAGGACCGCACGTCTGTGGACTCCGTGCAGGACAAGAGGAGCAAGCAGAAGCCGCCCGAGAAGGGGGAGAAAAGGCCCCCTGTGGAGGACAAGACCAAGACCAGGCACCGGGAGAGGCCGGACCGAGAGCAGGGCCGTGAGAGGAAGGCCAGCAAGGGCACCGAGGCGGAAAAGAGCCTGCTGGAGCGGCTGGAGGAGGAGGCCCTGCAGGACTTCCGGGAGGACTCCAATGACAAGGCCAGCGAGGCATCCTCCGACGGCTTCCCCGACCGCGGCCAGGACCCCAGCCTCAGCGCCCTCCTGGACGTGTCCTTCCCGGAGCCCCCAGAGGAGCGGGTGCGGGAGAGGGAGCGGCACCGGCACGCCTCATCATCCTCCAAGAAGAGCCACGATCGAGAGCGGGGCAAGAAGGACAAGCTCGAGAAGAAGGACAAGAGCGATGACTATAAGGACATAAGCAGCCGGAAGGACGCCAGCCAGTACGAGAAGGAGCTCCTGGACAGCGATGCTTACGGCACCTCCTACGGCTCCAAAGCTGACGCAGAGGATGAGCTGGATAAAGCCCTTGAGTTGTTTTCTActgaaaagaaggagaaaaacgATCCTGAACGAGAACCCCCCAAGAAGGTGGAGAAGGAGCTGCGGCCTTATGGCTCCAGCGCCCTCAGCCTCCTGAAGGAGAAGCGGCGGCGGGAGAAGCACCGCGAGCGGTGGCGGGAGGACAAGGAGCGGCACCGGGAGCGGCACCATCGCGAGGAGCCCAAGCCCCTGGCCAGGGACACCGCCCCCGGCGCCTTCCGAGACAAGGCCAAGGACGAGGGTGGGAAGCTTGGCGAGGCCAGGCTGAAGGAGAAGAtcaaggagaatcctgagaaGGAGAAGGGTGACCCCACGAAGCTCAGCAATGGAAATGACAAGCTGCTCCCGACCAGAGACCCGGGCAAGAAAGATGTGAGACCCCGGGAGAAGCTTCTGGGCGACGGGGACCTGATGATGACCAGCTTCGAGCGGATGCTGTCCCAGAAGGACCTGGAGATCGAGGAGCGGCACAAGCGGCACAAGGAGAGGATGAGGCAGATGGAGAAGCTGCGGCACCGCTCCGGGGACCCCAAACTCAAGGAGAAGGCGCGGCCCGCCGAGGACGCGCGCAAGAAGAGTCTGGACGGCCCGCCCAAGAAGCCGCCTGGTCCCGACCTTGCCCCAAAGGACAGAAAACCTAAGGAGtctgctcctcctgcctctgccGCCGAGAACAAGCCCCACCCAGGACTAGCAGTGGACCCCCGGGACTGGCTGGCGGGACCCCACATGAAAGAGGTCTTGCCTGCATCCCCCAGGCCTGACCATGGCCGGCCCACTGGGGTCCCCACCCCTGCCTCGGTAGTGTCCTGCCCCAGCTACGAGGAGGCCATGCACACACCCCGGACCCCGTCCTGCAGCGCTGACGACTACCCCGACCTCATGTTTGACTGCACGGACCCCCAGCCGATGTCCAGCACCTCCGCCAGCGCCTGCTCACCCTCTTTCTTTGACAGGTTCTCCGTGGCCACAAGTGGGATTTCAGAGACCCCGGGCCAGACACCAACGAGGCCACTGTGCACGAACCTTTACCGCTCGGTCTCCGTGGACGTCAGGAGGACCCCCGAGGAGGAGTTTGGCCTCGGGGACAAGCTGTTCAGACAGCAGAGCGTCCCCGCTGCACCCAGCTACAGCTCGCCAGGGCAGCACCCCGAGGACAAAGCCCCTGGCCCCCCAGCACCTGCGGAGAAGTTCGCCTGCCTGTCTCCAGGGTATTACTCCCCGGACTACGGCATGCCCTCCCCCAAAGTCGACGCCTTGCACTGCCCGCCTGCGGCCACAGTCAacctcaccccctccccagaggGCGCCTTCGTTAGTTTACAAGCCAAGTCCCCCCCTTCACACAGAGATGAGCTTTTGGCCCCGTCCATGGAGGGGGCCCTCCCCCCTGACCTTGGCATTCCCCTGGATGCCACGGAGGACCAGCAGGCCACTGCAGCTATCATCCCCCCAGAGCCCAGCTTCCTGGAGCCCCTGGATGAGGGCCCTTTCAGCACGGTCATCACAGAGGAGCCAGTCGAATGGGCGCATCCTGCTGCTGCAGAGCAGGGCCTGCCCCCTGGCCTTATTGGGGGTGCTCCTGGTGACACAGCCAGTTGGCCTGTGGGGTCGGACCTCCTACTTAAGTCCCCACAGAGGTTCCCAGAGTCCCCGAAACATTTCTGCCCGGCCGAGTCGCTCCATCCTGAGCCCCCTTACCCGGCATCCCCCGTCTCATACCCTTTGCCGGTCCCCGAGCCGGGACTGGAAGCTAAGGACGAGGCCGAGGGAGCAGTCCCAGCTGCAGTGAACACTTCCGAGGAGTCGGCCGCGTTCGCCCCTCCCTCTCGGCTGGAGTCCTTCTTCAGTAACTGCAAGCCCCTTCCGGACACGCCCCCTGACGCGCCCCCAGAGCCTGCGTGTGTGACGGCTGTGGCTCAGGTGGACGCACTGGGGCCTCTGGAGAATAACTTCCTGGAAGGGGGTCACAACCTGTCGGCGCTCGGCCAGGTGGAGCCGGTGCCCTGGCCCGGTGCCTTCCCCGCTGCCGAGGACGACCTCGACCTGGGGCCTTTCTCACTGCCAGAGCTCCCTCTCCAGACCAAGGATGTTCCTGACGTGGAAGCAGAGCCTGTGCAAGAGTCTCCTCTCGTTCCTCCAGAGAACACCCCCTTGGGGGCCCCTGTGCTCCCAGGCGGCGGGGAGCCCACTGGGGCAGCTGCTGACCAACAGCTGGTGTCGCCTCCTGACCAGGTGGCCACCCGGCTCCCCACCGAAGCCGCAACGGAGCCCCCGGAGGAGCCGAAGCCAGCAGTGCTGCCTGAGGCCACGGCAGAGGCAGGGTCCAGGCCAGAGGGGAGGGCGCCCGAGGACTCCCACCCTGGTTCAGGGCTCACACCAGCCCTCTCAGAGCAGCGTCCACCAGGGAGTGGAGGTGAGGAGGCTGAGGGCCAAGACTCCTCGGCCTCGCCCCACAGCGCCCCTGATGCCCCCGTGGATGGCTCGGCTCAGGCCCACGTGGCAGATGGGGCTGGCCCTCAGGACAGTGCCGGGCTCGAGGGGCCCCCTGACGGCGTCCAGCCTGAATCCACCGAACCAGAACCTAAACCGATGGCCGAGGCCCCGAAGGCACCCAAAGTGGAGGAGATCCCTCAGCGCATGACCAGGACCCGCGCCCAGATGCTGGCCAACCAGCACAAGCAGAGCTCACCGCCCACTGAAAAGGAGCCCACGCCCACCCCCAGGGCCAAGGGTCGAGGCTCTGAGGATGACGACCCCCAGGCCCAGCACCCACGCAAACGCCGCTTCCAGCGCTCCAGCCAGCAGCTGGCCCAGCAGATGCACACGTCCACGCGGCAGACACGTGAGGTGATCCAGCAGACGCTGGCCGCCATCGTGGACGCCATCAAGCTGGACGCCATTGAGCCTTACCACAGCGACAGGTCCAACCCATACTTTGAGTACCTGCAGATCCGGAAGAAGATCGAGGAGAAGCGCAAAATCCTGTGCTACATCAGCCCGCAGGCGCCGCAGTGCTACGCCGAGTACGTCACCTACACCGGCTCCTACCTCCTGGACGGCAAGCCACTCAGCAAGCTGCACATCCCCGTG ATCGCGCCCCCACCCTCACTGGCAGAGCCCCTGAAGGAGCTGTTCAAGCAGCAGGAGGCCGTGCGGGGGAAGCTTCGCCTGCAGCACAGCATCGAGCGG GAAAAGCTGATCGTCTCCTGCGAACAGGAGATCCTACGAGTCCACTGCCGGGCGGCGAGGACCATCGCGAACCAGGCGGTGCCGTTCAGTGCTTGCACCATGCTGCTGGACTCGGAGGTGTACAACATGCCGCTGGAGAGCCAG GGTGATGAGAACAAGTCAGTGCGGGACCGGTTCAACGCCCGCCAGTTCATATCCTGGCTGCAGGACGTGGACGACAAGTACGACCGCATGAAG ACGTGTCTCCTGATGCGGCAGCAGCACGAGGCGGCGGCTCTCAACGCCGTGCAGAGGATGGAGTGGCAGCTGAAGGTCCAGGAGCTGGACCCCGCCGGGCACAAGTCCCTGTGCGTGAATGAGGTGCCGTCCTTCTACGTGCCCATGGTCGACGTCAATGACGACTTTGTGCTCCTGCCGGCCTGA